A segment of the Asterias amurensis chromosome 11, ASM3211899v1 genome:
cgagacctcaggtttagaatttgaggtctcgaaatcaagcattagaaagcacacaacttcgtgtgacaagggtgttttttctttcattaatatctcgcaaactcgacgaccgattgagctcaaattttcagtggtttgttattttatgcatatgttgagatacaccaagtaagaagactggtctttgacaattaccaatagtgtccagtatgtGATAGGTTCCTGTGGAGTATAGACCTTGATTTCACTCcactccaactcattgtaaccaaactgggGCTGAACGAAATTATAGTCTGGTGCCaagtttgcgcaatgaatgttagtaTTCATTACTGCTATGGAAACAGGGAAGATGACCAATATGGTGGCAGCGTGATCAAGGTCTCTAGCCCGTGCTGCCAAAGCGCATTAAGCTAAAATCATTCACAAGAATCATCTCTGCCCTTACAGAtacccattttacccctttACTTGGCGAAGAGAAGCAATCACAGTAAAGTGTCTTTCTCTAGAagacaagtgtcacgaccgggactcgaacccacgactcaGCCACCAGAACTTCAGTCCAATGCTCtaccaacatttcaaaaaagtgtGTTTAAATAACATTTGATAAATGGAAACTAAAAGAGAAACTCTGTGAATTTTAGTTAAAAAAGATAAAACCTTCTGAGTGAAGATAGTAAATAAGACGGGAGTTGAACCTATACTTTTTGAGATACAGTTCCAGTGTTCTCAGTTCCATTGTGCCaagtttgcgcaatgaatgttagtaTTCATTACTGCTATGGAAACAGGGAAGATGGCCAATATGGTGGCAGCGTGATCAAGGTCTCTAGCCCGTGCTGCCAAAGCGCATTAAGCTAAAATCATTCACAAGAATCATCTCTGCCCTTACAGAtacccattttacccctttACTTGGCGAAGAGAAGCAATCACAGTAAAGTGTCTTTCTCTAGAagacaagtgtcacgaccgggactcgaacccacgactcaGCCACCAGAACTTCAGTCCAATGCTCtaccaacatttcaaaaaagtgtGTTTAAATAACATTTGATAAATGGAAACTAAAAGAGAAACTCTGTGAATTTTAgttaaaaaagagaaaacctTCTGAGTGAAGATAGTAAATAAGACGGGAGTTGAACCTATACTTTTTGAGATACAGTTCCAGTGTTCTCCACAAACTGCGCTGCCTGGATCCACATTACGGTATCTCCATGTAATTACACGATGCAAACATTCTGGTTGTTCCTGTTCAAAACTATAGAGGGCTGTAGTCTGGCACCTCATATGCATGGTTAACAATCACGTTTCATGTTGACTCTTGAATCAGGAAACACGACTCCACCATTATAATACCACagtgggtgcgtttgattagcttccctgtgtcatACCCCGCTCTGCACACTCTGGTGAGCCcccgacaagagctaatcgaacgatcactcgccctcttgtggtgacgtcatgcatctCAGGCAAGCCCTTAGCGACCCGTTCTATAAGCAGGGCACTTTGGGCTGACCCtagtgagcccctggaatgacgtcaaagctattcgaacgtaccgggagCAGACCCCGGGGatgctaatcgaacgcaccctgtatcaCCCTCTATACAGCGGAGGTCTCAAGATGGTGAGGGACATGAACGAAAAGTAGTGGTAAGACAACTACTCATAGTTCAACGTACACACAACCCTCAGTGTCCTTGGAGTGGGTGTGAACAAGATGGCGACTGACGGTTTCTTTCTTGAAGACGTCCTCTGTCATGTATCTTGGAAATATCAGTCTAAATTTACTAACAGGCTGCtggtttctttgtttttttttatacataaagCCTATGTTTTTACTGCCGCAGACAAAGATACAATATAGTCAAAGATACAAAGATAGTCTTTCTCTCGGTTCATGTATGTCTTTGTCGGTGATGAGACGTCATTGAGAAGAGAAACACAAGTTGGCGATATTTATAAAAtgttcaaagttcaaagttcaaaatAGACACAACCCAGAGTATCCTTGGAGTCGGTGTAATCGTCCTCAAGAAAGGTGACGTTGTTGAGTTGACATTTCGTCTCTTTCTCGCTGCTCTGCCAAACATTAAAGGAGCGGCAACGAGGATCAGATGTACACGGGGTACGCCCAGCCACAAACAATTACGCCCTCTACGGCCAGGTTGTCGATGACGTGATTGAGGGGGCAGTATTGAGAGATGCGCCCATCAGGACCTAGCAGGGTGTGGTATGGCGTGGTCGGGGCTGGCATCTCACATATTtacacattatttatttatttttcccaGCAAGTGCACAAGAGAAGGGGACGACTGTTCATCTATGTGTTTGGTTTATACATCTGTTCTAGATGAATGGCAGCAGTTGTGGggttgaatcccacccaagtaatgtgTCTGTTGTTTATAGAATGGGAAAAACACTGGGTATACAttgcttaacacacatcggtgtattgggaaatattctttatccccatgcaaatttaacatgtaaTATATTTCTATTAATGACTCCATCTCTCCTTGGTGGACaaaaatgagtttttctttcGGTATTTCACAAATGAGCTTAAGTTGAACAAAGGCTCTGATGTTTAAATGCTTGATTCGGATATTTTTAGATGATGTGTTGTAAATTGATTGGGTTGTTTAGAATGGTGTTGAGTAAGAAAGTGAACAGGGCACAGTTCAAAGTATTTTGACTGTGTAAGGGCGAATGTGAACCAACGTGATGCACAACAAGTAAGACGAACTAATTTTTCACtctgttattattatgattatttattCCGCCGTTGAATAAAGAAAACTATACATAGGCAGTTCAAGGAAatcgttgccttggaccggtcgatttggtctttaaaaagtgttgtaaccgtttgttataaaatgcatgttactagaaagatattttaaaagttgaatataATGATCCTCACAAGTaccactcgaaattgcgtggttgttcttttacctcgtcgacaaacacggtcggccattttttgtAGTCAAagtgttgactcccataaatggccgaccgtgttagttcgcaaagttaaaggaaaaccacgcaattccgaggcaaatgtgtgtggatcattgtattctacttttaaaacatctttctaaccgtatgcattttataacaaactgttccggaaaaagaaaaacaaaattcacatatttacaaataacttacagggtttacagaaggtaatggtgaaagacttctcttgaaatattattcaatgaaatgctttactttttgagaaaacattaaaacaattatcaattctcgatatcgagaattacggattttatttaaacacatgtcatgacacagcgaaacgtgcggaaaccagagtgggttttcccgttattttcccccaactgcgatgaccgattgagcctaaattttcacaggtttcttattttgtatataaaataagttgtgatacacgaagtgttggcctttggaaaatactgtttaccgaacaTTTGAAATTCATTAAAATTTTAAGGATAAGGTTATATTTTCATGAAATTCCATGCAGAATTATTTAAATGCATaaatttttgaatttatttacAAAAGCAAACACAAATTTCATAATCGCGCAAAACTGTTCAAGTCTCGCAAGTATTCGAACATTTTGGACCAGACAAAGAGCGCGAGTTTGTTGCCTCAAGTTTTTAAACCAAtgtacgttaaaaaaaaatttccatTACTCACGAGAATTGACTTTTACACCACTTGACTTGATCAATAAACAAAGTGGGTCTATGAAATCTAGTACATAAAAGACCTTCATATACAAAGTCTCTCAATATATACACTTCAAAAACCGGGTGTTAAATTAACACCATTGGTGTTGTCAAATTTTTTTATAACCAACAAAAGAATCAAATTGTACACCATTGGAcgttaaaataacactaatttctttatcaatataaaccacaagggaaactgactgggtaaattttgaaatgattttgggggttgaacaaagaattgactagattgggattcgaaccaacgacctccggattaacgtgccggcgctctaccaactgagctatctagccctatattggcggtgtccctattttgtcaatatctttgttcgggggtgccagtcagaagccatatcaaccgttaactgccgtgtagccagggatcacacccacattacgatacaacctgggaagcggcagccaggggatcaccttaaggggatgcgactttttgtttcactaatttcttaaaaaaacaataattacacTAGTGTTATTATGAAGTTAATGTTGATTATGTTCTGTATCTATATAATTATAACAACAATCATGGTATCTTTAAGGCATAATATTCTTCCATAAATCAAAATTCTGACATCACGATGAATACTCTTCTAGATTGTCCCCGTTGTTTGCATGGTTTGTCTGTCGGTGAATGGGACCACAGTGCATGACGAAATGCTCAAAGTTCAAAGTAGACACAACCCTTAATATCCATGGAGTCGGTGTGATCTTCCTCAAGAAAGGTGACTTCATTGAGTTGACATTTCTTCTCTTTCTCGCTGCTCTGCCAAATATTAAAGGAGCGGCAACGAGGATCTGATGTACACGCCATGCCACAAGCAATTACGCCTTCTACGGTCAGGTTGTCGATGACGTGACTGAGGGGGCAGTATTGAGAGACACGTCCGTTAGGACCTAGCAGGGTGTGGTAGATTGGCAAGATAGGGACCGGCATCTCACATGCAGCAAATTTACGGGCGCCATTCTTGCAATGTTCGCTATCAGACCAAAGCCCACCGCCATATACAGTCACTCGGGCACAGTTCAACCGTGTGTCGTTGTGTGGATTGTTTGGATACCACCAGTTGGTGAATCTTGCAGGCTGACCTCCACACAGCCAAACTTCTTCTTGAGCAGCATCTGTGCAGCCGATCCACATACCGTCATTCCCTTTCACTGCCCATTCGAAGATGAAGTCGTTTTCTTCTCTTGAATCAGGCACTATGAGGTTGCTCCCTAGTCGCTTGCATGCCGCCTCGGCTTGCATCCAGTTCATCTTCTCAGGGAGTAAGATGTAGCAAGACTGACGCCATTTTACCCAGCCAGTTGGACAAGAGGAGAGGACGATAACAATACTTTGCATTGTCATCAATATCAAGAGATGAAACAGAATGGTATTCATGCTTTGAAGAAACATTTTTATATAACGTCTCAGTAACATTAGTTTGATGTAATGTAAACTGACACAACTAGCCGTGCGAGCAAAAGTGAATACATCACGAGAATACAGCACAGGTAGAGTTATTCTCTGTCGTCACCTTCACCATGGTAACTCAACGTTTGACGCTTCTGCATTAGCGGCCAAATGAATGgtttttattgttaaaaaattgttcaagtgactaaaatttaatttaaaaacagtcGAACGTTTACGAAACAAAGGTAAACGCAAAACCAGTGACCGGATATAATCAGACTGATGAGTTAAACGAATAATAATTTTAAGTCAAATTTCATAACCTTGATGCGAAATGTCAAACGTTGCATGATGGGAGAACCACGTAATCAAATTGCGTTGCAGAGCGcataaggaaaacaaaaccgAGCGTTTActatgtatatatttttgtagACATTGAACACAAAGTAAAGGCCCAGTCACACCGTGGCGTATTGCCTGAACGTAAGCCAAGTTTGGGGGTAAGTTTGGGATACGTCGTTTAcgttaaaggcacctggaaataggatttttttcttttaaacataaaagtatatgtttattaacaataaaacaattttttgagtaattgtttgtcacgatttatatgttaaaaaaattaatcaagtgctcggggggggttgactccgcctaccccttttgtgacgtaggaaaaggaagactttgcctcgatcaaacatagaccccccctcgatgcgtagatagacacacgtgcaaaagtacatgtaattctaagacgtgagtttgtacgctgcgaaaaaggttttttttctggcatttttccggcaatgccgaccaggtgtattgctgctggatgcagcaacacaactaaagatggggtcagtcttcatctgtttcctgcagatcccaagtataggcggttgtgggctgcgaaagtcagattaactagagcaaactggtccggtccgacgtctttttcagcgctgcagcgaacacttagagccggctagcttcgaatccgggatacacaactcattgacatgacgagaagagccattcttaaacacgacgccgtcccaacaatttttctagctagtggggtgtcgaagaaggtatctgaaagacgtgacgaactcagaggagcatttgctaaacgtggaAAAATCCGGGTAAGtttgagcatggaggaataaatttattcctccatggtttgagggtatgtttttagcttttgccaagtgacacgattttttgttggtaccgcatgcgattcaccgtgcgtgcaggtcctatgtgaccgtccgcccattatacagcagccatagtgcgtgcgtgcagtctgctccgtggccgtatttctataataatacgtaggcagacccacatcttacaacccatttggtcactaaaaagtcgcatagttaaataaaaatagcagcaatagcttttgtaaaaaccactaggcgttcaacatgttcaagtttcaatgtacgtatgtgtgtaaaatcgtgtctaaatttgttttgatgtgccatgttcccaaacgtaatgtacgggggcccgactacaaattttctctccaaatatcgcgccttgaaatacgtcacgaacagcgccctctcgggtcggggcctactcgtaaatttgtaaatacaataaaaactaagatttttaaaccttagttaactttttattcacattcctctcataaaaacacatattttagtgacaaaagctttatttaaaaaaaataccacttccaggtgactttaagagcaCGCTGTGATACGCGATTTTTTGAGCATGTTCAAAATTTCTCGGCGTACTTAACGTGTGCTTCATACGTTCTGCATAAGTTCCCTATAAGTGCATGGTACGTTAGACATACGTTAACATACGCTGGCATACGTTAGAGGAACGTTACTCGTAGGTTGATATACGTTGATGTACGTCAGCCCCTGGTTGCTTGCTTCTTCTTGGGTGGCATGATGACTGCCTGATGACATCGGCGGGAATGATGTGCTTGAGATATACCGGTATTTATACGTTCTACAGCGGCATAGGTCACGTGTTCGTTGTACGCCGAGGATACGCTGAGGATACGTTGAGGAAACATTGAGGATACGTTGAACTTGGTAGACATATGCTATGAATGCGTTAGACATATGTTACTCATATGCTTGCATACGCTGTGATACGCTGCCAACTTCGTGTTATTAGTTAGTGACACGCTATCAATGCGTTAGTCATAGCGCTATGTATACGTTCAATACGCTATGGATACGTCACTTCCAACACCGATGTCGACTTTTTCGATGCAATTCGTTGGGAAGTTGGACGTTCTTGGACTTTGAAAATTTTCGAACTATTTTGTGCATCCGTTGGCatacgttcaggcgatacgccatggtgtgcCAGGGCCTTAAAGTAGGTACACTAACGCAAACCGACTAGTTACTTTGTCTAACGTTCTACAAGATGGGAAGACCATGGCCCAAtgtcatggttctgcttaccgtaagcagataatcagcgcttacggaagcagggaacttacgctaagcgtatttcacgggtttaTATCGGAGAATTGTTATTTGTGTGCGAGTgtattcttcgcttacacagcaaGCGCACAAGTTCGGCGCGATGacgtaagcggaaaatggtgatcgtcaGCGCGgagttcggcggtaagcagatccatgataCCTAATATTACGTTCCGTGAAACAATGTAATTGTACTTCAAAATTACCAAATTTCTTGTGACTTTTTAATCCCAAAAAGACGCTTataccatggagctatagctcCATGCTAATACAGAAGGATCGAACTCGGGGAAGGTGATGACGGAGAATAAACTACCTGTTGTTAGCCTAACGGTTATTTCTCGATTGTTTAATTCATGTACCTTATCAGTAGACTCAACGTGGCAGTGATATTTTACATAAAACAAGAGTAAGTGGCGTGTGATAGTAATGTTTCTTAAAAGCATGAATACCATTCTGTTTCATCTCTTGATATTGATGACAATTCAAAGCATTGTTATCGGCCTGTCCTCTTGTCCAACTGGCTGGGTAAAATGGCGTCAGTCTTGCTACATCTTACTGCCTGAGAAGATGAACTGGGTGCAAGCCGAGGCGGCATGCAAGCGACCAGGGAGCAACCTCATAGTGCCTGACTCAAGAGAAGAAAACCACTTCATCTACGAGTGGACAGTGGAAGGGAATGACGGATGTGGATCGGCTGCACAGATGCTGCTCAAGAAAGAGTTTGGCTGTGTGGAGGTCAGCCTGCAAGATTCATCATCTGGAAAGACGACAG
Coding sequences within it:
- the LOC139944646 gene encoding C-type lectin domain family 4 member M-like translates to MFLQSMNTILFHLLILMTMQSIVIVLSSCPTGWVKWRQSCYILLPEKMNWMQAEAACKRLGSNLIVPDSREENDFIFEWAVKGNDGMWIGCTDAAQEEVWLCGGQPARFTNWWYPNNPHNDTRLNCARVTVYGGGLWSDSEHCKNGARKFAACEMPVPILPIYHTLLGPNGRVSQYCPLSHVIDNLTVEGVIACGMACTSDPRCRSFNIWQSSEKEKKCQLNEVTFLEEDHTDSMDIKGCVYFEL